The DNA window ATATAGCTACCTAGTGAGAAAACCATGGCattacaaatgaaaattaaagtaatggagtaaaaaatactatttaaaaatatagtaaaataaagtaatagacttattagatttttttttttaaaggggtcatatgatgcgatttcaatttttcctttctctttggagtgctacaagctcttggtgcataaagaagatctgtaaagttgcaaaaactaaagtctcaaatccaaagagatattctttatcaaagttaagactcgtccacacccccctaaaacggctcattctaacacgcccccacatctctttCACCGCGGAGTCCAGACTGGGgttgtcacatgtggttgccgcaagcCCAACGGACGCTCCTTCATAGAATCCACCAACCTCACTGTTCTCAAGCCCAACCGCCTCTGCTCACTCGTAGCATCACAATATGTTatggggcgtaacatttccgtaaTACACTTGAGGTATTTTGCCAATCACAgaacactggatagctggccaatcagagcacacctcgcttttcagatcAATGAGAATTGTAAAAATCCActcgtttcagaaggcggggcatagaggagaaacaataatgtacagtatgtggaaaataatgtgttttttgaactgtAAAGTGCATAAgtgcataaacatttcattacaccaaataatgttatttttagcagtatcatatgacccctttaattcatTAATGGACcataattattacacaaatagtattcAGTATCAAAAGATCTcctcaaaatatttaataaatattattgaacTAAAATATACAACACTTatttaactgaataaataaataaataaataaatatatatagttaaactGTATGCTCACATTATCAGAAAGCAATACCTGAAGGtaaataaaaccatattaataTTGCCTCCATCACTTTCCAGAATAAAATGATACTGTAAATGTCACCGACATAATAATCAATGCATAATATGCTGTAATGTTTAGcaaaaaatgctgtaaataatACCTGTATAATGAAGCTGTCGTCTATCCTACTTAAACATATTCAAATCATATTGTTAAAGCTGGTTTGTTCAGAGAGCTCTTATGGATCACGTGACGAGATCAAAGCTTGGCGCAACTCTCTTTCCATGGCTCTGGTTTTAACTGAAGCACTTCATTTTACGATTTACGCCACATTAAGTGCGCCAAAACgacatttatttttagaatttagtAGCCTATTAAAGCGTACGAAATTTGTAAGCTGAGACTATTTCATATCGCAACCACGGTTGTCAGGTGTCTCACGACAAATAGAGTTGGCAACCctgtaaaatacaataaagtaaGTATGAATCAAACAGTTATTTATTGATTGCTAACTGCTGTGAAAACCCAGAACCTGTGGAGCCTGCAACAATTTAGGTAATTTATTACATCATCGCCATGTGGAGTTTAATCATCACATTAGGCAGGTGTCTCACAATGTTTTCAAATTCAAGAACTCTTAATGATAATTAAGACTTTTTGGTaccatttaagatatttaaaagttGTATCACCTAATATTTATTCAAACTAAATCTATAAACCATTTTACTCCCGGAAATATGCGTACAAAAacgtattgttattattaagtcTGTTCAAGCAGAAATTGTTTATTAAGGTGAAAAGATAATTATTAAGGTAAATGCGcttataaatttgtttttttagcaatgttacaaaatacatttaaatgctttAGAAATGTCGGTACcacttaaataattttattttttcgttAAATATCGATTTTCTGTATCAATTGTATATGGAATGTAGAAAAACTACAATGATGCCTTTTCATTTATAAtctataatgtttgttaatattaAGCTATAATAAGATCCTTCCAAAAACATGTAGCCTAccttatattaataatgttactaGTAAAGGTTTccattgaaataaaattattactggttagaaaataagtaaaaaaaaaaaaaaaaaaaattctatatttagTGAAAACAGCACAAACCTCCAATGGCGCAATCCTGCGCGCTCGGTCCCGCCGGTGTCTTCGGCTCACAGTTAATCGCGCTAACGGGACCGCGCGTGCTTACAGGCGCACGGAGCTCGGTGTACGTTGTATCGTCAGCGGGCGCTTTAACAATAGTACTCTTCTTTCTTGCGCTGTTGTCGGTTTCACCGTTTAACGGTAACGTTACCCCGTTAGTTGAATTACTGTTACCCGCGGAGACCGTTTTTCCGCTGGATAAATCGGTCTGCTCGGGTCGCTCGGCACCTGGTGGCTCGGTTCTGATCCGCCTTTGAGACGCGAGGATTCTCGTCCGCTCGTTGATGAGAGAGCACTTCCAGCACAAACACTGCTTGAACTGACATTTTCCCGAATGGCCTTTTAACTGTACGATAAATCCGTGGTTCCGACATCTCGCGCATTTCGGGCTGCGCGCCGCTTTTTCTGCCGCTGGAATATTTGCCATTGCCACGAAAATCCGCTAAATATCAATTTCAAAAATAGTTTGAAATACCAGATTAATGTGTTACATTTGAGTAAATTTCGTGTGCAGGGGTTGTCCgccaaattaatgaaaaaaaaaaaaaagaaaagaaaaaaagtgttgaaGTCACGTGATGCTCCAGCAGCGTGAGAACAGACGCTTATTAGGCATGTCTGGAAACTGCAGACAGCGTAATTCCCCTAAAGCGGGAAATTCCCAAAGTTGTATCCGTTCTCCTAAATAAAACTTTTGACATGGttatttttaaaacacataaatatttttaacacatACTGAATTTAAAccttgtaatttttatttaattgtaattttatgttaaagcttttgttttatgaataaaatatgatgGACGTAGATTACAATTTGACGTATATCACCATATATATATCTGACCTAACATACGTAAATAATAACGCAGAAATGAAGCTGAAACCGAAAGTTTGGAATAATCAcgaatttataatgttttttttttttttttttttaagactggtatcctcaccaaggctacatttgtttttataacaaatacagaaatcattctaatatgctgatttggtgctaaattaTAATGGTTCTTATGAAATCTctgttgaaaacttttttttctgcttaatatttttatggaaaccctGATACACTTTTGAGTATAAAATgcgtttattataaatatattttttgtaatataatcaatataatgcctttactgtaacttttaatcagtctaatgcatccttgatgaattttaagtattattattattttaattgtactaTCCCCAAATCTtgacggggaagtcgtggcctaatggttagagggttggaatcgaagggttgtgggttctagtctcgggccggacggaattgtgggtggggggagtgcatgtacagttctctctccaccttcaataccacgacttaggtgcccttgagcaaggcatcgaacccccaactgctccccgggcgccgcagcataaatggctgcccactgctccgggtgtgtgttcacagtgtgtgtgtgtgtgtgtgtgtgttcactgctctgtgtgtgtgcattttggattggttaaatgcagagcacaaattctgagtatgggtcaccatacttggctgaatgtcacttcactttcacttcacttcacttgacTGATAGTTTcaccattttaaaacattacgcagcaaacactgttttaaaactgataataagaaatagttcttgatcatcaaatcagcatattagaatgatttctgaaggatcacatcattacactgaagactggagtaatgatttatttgcatcacaggaataagttgcattcaaaacacattaaaattgaaaacacttGGAACAGTATTTcactatatttctgtttttactgtatttttttaatcaaataaatgcagataagCAAAGAGAGCATCAGAATGAGAGCTGGTTCAAAGGTAAACTGTTTTATGATGGATCTATGCCAACACAAAATGTTTCACTTCACAAGTCGTTAATCGATGGACTGGTGGGGACGTcgggtgagcgtgatttcaccaacaacatgttcctggatcaacatccttgttgatcctggaacaacattccaatcaaccaatcagaattgagatataacttttcaggaaatatctgttttaggcttacaatcagggttaggtgcttccactcccttgttaatcagctatcatttcccactgattttaggaataaattatgggtaaggttaggtttaggggtaggggttgggttaagtctatatttttttttacaatactgttgatccaggatcatcaaaagatgttttacttggcaaaatcaagGTTACCGGACTGgcgatgtggattattgtggtgtttttatcagctgtttggactctctgacggtacccattcactgcagtggatccgtTGATGATCAAGTTGTGTTATACAAGTTGTGTTATACAAAAGAGGAAGAAACagattcatctacatcttgcatgGCCTTAGGGTGAGTAAACTTtcagaaattgtttattttttgtgtgaattccTTTAATGCATCTGCTCAAATTCTTTAAAACTTGTTCTAAACATTTTCTTTCAGTGGCAGTTCAGTGGATCCCTGAAGGGAGATTGGCATCCACCTGCTGCCTGTTTACATAATCTGGGTATGCCGAGTTCATGACAATAGGGTCTTTGCCCATGTACATTTTTCCTTTTGAATACCTTGTTGCCATTGGCTGCATACATAGTTAAGCAGTTGGAGGAGGGGCTTCAGTCCCATCTTACTGCTATTAAAATGACTGATTATCCTGTCAGGATGGCTCTGGCCTAGTTGTGACTGACAGAATAGTTCACGCTTGCACAGTGCCACAGATGCAGTGCTATATTACTGTAACTCTTTTACAAGGTCACCTAACCCCATTATCTTAATAAGGATTataattaatgcaatttaaaaactgATCATCTCATGCTTTTTTCTGCCTTCCCATATTGCTTCAGGGTGATACGTTTTTAAGGAAATTTGTGTGAACATCCCGGAGGGGTGGTGCAGGGTTTCATCAGGgttttttttaagctaaattgTCCATGGACTCTATGCATGTTCAATATATGCATTTGGAAATTCACAAGGAAATTGAATTAACTGTATCGTAAGTCACTTTAGCATATcaaattaataaacacaatgaaattTACACACAAGTTGATACAAAGCTAAGGTTATTTGAGTAAGtttaacaagaaaatactattttaagtCTATAGGCTTAGcctaatttaatgtttttattgccttttctttgtaaataaattCCAAGGGACACCAAAATTGTAGACAAAATTTTTAACCCAAATTCTAGGCTGATAACTTATGTTactctttaataaataaatatatcaaagaaaaataaataataatatttatttagtgcatactaactaaattaataattaaaacaaatactttATAATGGATCCtttgttttaaatgctatttaatcccttacaatattaataatgccacaattattgtattgttttgactcattttataaatgttgtttgGTAGCACGCTGCCCTTCagtgcagtattattattattattattattattattattattattattattattattattttcagggCAGTTATTATTCAAACTCGCTTACGTTTGATGTCGTCATTGGTTCAAATTGCCAGTGAATCTTTGGGAGCTTCAGTGAAGGAGCGACGCCATCCGGACGCGCTTTTGTTTGTGGATGAACACTCTATAACCCGTTTCGGAAATGTGGACAAAAAttgggaaattattattttttcatgttttattttgggAATTATACTACGCCAAAGGTTTGTTGTATTCTGTTTTTGACATGTGATTACCCGGAGTCTATTTCAATGGACTGAGTAACGTTAAATGATGCTGTTTCGAGAGACTCAACACTCCTGATcctacacacacactgcaaacgCGTGTTTCCACATTTCtgccttaaaacaaacaaacaaaccaaaaacctTAATTGAAAAAGCTCATTTGTAACACGAGTAGAATAGTAGTAGCTATGATTTGCAGGCAAATGTGTTTATTGTTTCATGAGCATCAGTATCCACAGAAACATGTTAATCTGTAATagcactgaaagaaagagaaatatttgtgtgtgttttcttctttGTCAAGGCTTTATTGAATTGCGCGTGCAGTTCTAGAATTGCTGCTCAAAGCACGCGCTGTGTTTTGGATTCGCTCGGTTTATCGTGCTGTAGTATGTCTATGTCGTTGGTGACTGTAAATCTCTCAACTGTCGTTCACAGGTAATGAAACTGGCGCTGAAACGGAGTGCGAGGATGGACAGTTTCAGTGCAACAATAAGAGATGTATTCCCACCATATGGAGatgcgatgatgatgatgactgcTCGGATAACAGCGACGAGGAGAACTGCTGTGAGTAGCGTTATCTCACACTGACGAGAGAGGGCAACAGCAAACAAAAACCAGACCAGACCACATGCATCAGCATTTATTGGCTTTAATTACGGACGTTTGTACTGTGCACTTTAAACAAATGTCCAAAAGCATCACAATTAGAATCAAATTCTCTTTGCTCCATTAATCTTTATTGTTGAATtcgatttgtgtgtgtgtgtgtgtgtgtgtacatattagAAACCTTTAATACATAAAAACTAATGTATGTGCCAAAATTCATATgagatcagtaagatttgttagttttaattttatcaaaaatacaataaaaacttaatattgtgttattgcaatttaaagtaacagttttctatttgaatatactttaaaatgtattttatgtgatGCGGCTAAGCTGATTTTTcaagcatcattactctagtctagtggacattttatattattaccaaTACATTTTTCAGTAAAAGATCAGCGTTTAACATTCAAAACATCAATTTGATATGTCCCTTCTggataaaaatcttactgacccctgtTGTTTATATACATAGATGTATATGAGAACTAGACCATAGTAATGGAGAGTACCTgaagattttaaatgtattgcataTGATTTTACAGTTTTTGGAGTATAagctataaaaacaaaaactgtggaATTCATCCAGCCAGAAATTCCCAGCATTCCATGAATTTTTCTTTCATTAGATGGTTAATTGCAGTAAAAGACCCATCCATGTGCGTGTTTTGTTCAATAACTTTCTCTCATTCTTTTAAGAGGGTTTTATCAAGTGTGTCTTGCCTCATTGCATCGGGTTATTTTTAAAGGCACCAGGCTGAAAACAGGTCACAGTGAGAGCTTGTTTTCTTAAGCAATTTATGTGTCACCGCATCATGCGCCTGTTGAGTTTACTGTTATGACTGCTCCTTCAATTTTTCTCAACAAAGGCCAGTCATGCAGTCTGAAGTTATTGCATCCAAGCAGTGCAACACGTCCATGTGGGATCCTGCCTGTCATAATAGGGAAATGCTTTTTATATCCACTTTGTTCATTGATCCAAGCACACAATTAGGTGCTGTAGAtctagaagtatttttttttgttagaaaaataAGCCAGTTTGATTTTCTGGTGTTGCAACTAGATGAAGAGATTCTTGATCCTGATCTATAATTCCTTGTCTTGTTCTAACAACTATTGGCACAGACACGGCTGACCTCTGTCCCAATGGATTCCCCTGATGCTCCtccatcccatcccatcccatcccatcccCCCATGTCCCTTTTATCCTCCCCCTATACCAGCACCCCCACCCCCATGTCAAATCCAACGGATTCATCCGCACGCTGTATATAACCACCTCTAATGCATGACAAGGCCATGCGTATGTGTGTAGAGTCATGTGATGAGTTCTTGATTCTTGACCTGCCCTCTCCATAGCGCACACTGGCGAACACAGCCGTTTGATCAAGTGTCACGAAGATGAGTCATATTTGTCAGGCTTATTGAGTCGTGCTGAACTGTCTTTCTgcagtttaaaatgattaataatctgAGACTGAGAGTTTAAAGTGAGTCAAAAGTGATAAATGGGATAAGCAGCAGATTAGGTAGCAGCGATTTTGCTTCAGGACCCAGATTTTACTTTCGAATGCAACCCATAGTTGTTtatcataaaaaacaacaacaacaacaacatggtaATTCATTACTCTTGGCCCATTCTTGGGTCCCGAAGCACCATACTGTGCAGCAGAGTATAGTAATATCTAAAGTAATCTACTTTCTCAGGTTAAAGGTTGTGTAAAACCTAGTTAGAatatttggtatatatatatatatgcctgatTAATCACgtttaatcatttgacaacactaatataaatatattagtgaact is part of the Carassius auratus strain Wakin chromosome 27, ASM336829v1, whole genome shotgun sequence genome and encodes:
- the LOC113046440 gene encoding doublesex- and mab-3-related transcription factor B1-like isoform X1, coding for MANIPAAEKAARSPKCARCRNHGFIVQLKGHSGKCQFKQCLCWKCSLINERTRILASQRRIRTEPPGAERPEQTDLSSGKTVSAGNSNSTNGVTLPLNGETDNSARKKSTIVKAPADDTTYTELRAPVSTRGPVSAINCEPKTPAGPSAQDCAIGDAPPFPGEYKVKEAAPGQIYPAEMFAMPLPLYQHYPDRYMFPAVLVTLRPPAPGAYREHVGFVPLPAGALSHPLETPEWQFPEIHVPHYSPYPTYPGLRDDPSQHAQSHMDGEQGRSELPPQVARIPESQVCGFQQTDAVPADSLSSKNTDETR
- the LOC113046440 gene encoding doublesex- and mab-3-related transcription factor B1-like isoform X2, with amino-acid sequence MANIPAAEKAARSPKCARCRNHGFIVQLKGHSGKCQFKQCLCWKCSLINERTRILASQRRIRTEPPGAERPEQTDLSSGKTVSAGNSNSTNGVTLPLNGETDNSARKKSTIVKAPADDTTYTELRAPVSTRGPVSAINCEPKTPAGPSAQDCAIGDAPPFPGEYKVKEAAPGQIYPAEMFAMPLPLYQHYPDRYMFPAVLVTLRPPAPGAYREHVGFVPLPAGALSHPLETPEWQIHVPHYSPYPTYPGLRDDPSQHAQSHMDGEQGRSELPPQVARIPESQVCGFQQTDAVPADSLSSKNTDETR